A stretch of DNA from Arachis hypogaea cultivar Tifrunner chromosome 19, arahy.Tifrunner.gnm2.J5K5, whole genome shotgun sequence:
TGCTTTGCATCTATGAAAGGGTTAAAGTTGAAGCATACACAACTTGGAACAAGAGAGAAACTGTGTCTAGGTTCCTTAATTTACAATTTGTATGCTGAAAACCGTCCTCGTTTTCCTTGATCATCATATACCGTTTCTACTCTACCATGAAGTTAATTACTTTTGCCATctaatactaaaaataatttcgCACCTCACCAATCACAATCCAAAAGAGCAGACACACGAATTCCGCACAAAATAAACAATCTTATCAGCATTCCTGTATTGGACAAGTTCGTCTCTTCCCATTCCAAAAGTCACATATATTACAGGTTTTCTACCGTAAGACTAGTTTATCACCATCATTTTCTGCATGGTAATAGAAATTGTTTTTTCAGGACCTAAGAAACTATGTTCTTtcccatttattttattattaacaagATTTGAGGtttattgaaaaacaaaaaaccaCAATAAATAAACCCCCACAAATTCTAGAGTTTCACATTGTTTACTCCAAACGGTCTTTCCAGTTTCCACCATTCCTTTCATTTCTGTCCCTATGCACCAGTGACACCCAAAAGAATGGGGCTGAGACTATATGTTTGAGATACAAGTTACAACTAGTCTTCTAGATCAAAATATTGAATTCAATTGTTTTTTCCATTCATTTGATctacaataatattatattagtgtGACATGACATTTAATAGTGTAGGattattcattttttcttttgatgattaaatgttggccaaattttaataaaaatactgacgttctagactttttctttaaaaaaattattaattaaatttcagtttcttatatcccaatttttttttattgaaattttatatatcaaaactaaaattttagttttagtctAAAACTAATAAATTTAGTCTTGAGTCTCAATTAATGTTCTGAAAATCAAATTAGATCGATCAATTGAATCGGTTAAACTGAAAATTGATACCAAATTCAATTCGGTCTACATGTAAAATTGCCAAGTTTAAAAACTGGAGTTGAATTGAGAAATTGATTGTGAATCGATCGATTGAACCAAATTGAGATCCGGTCAGTTTTTCAAAACATGCCAAAACTTTTaaggaagaaattttttttttctgcaatcaTCAAAACTCTAATATCAATCTTCCTCTCATCCTCTGTCTCTCTTATCTAGATAGTCACTGTCCTACTTTCTCTCAGCGACCACACTCATCCCCTTGCTTactttattttctcttcttttaaacCATGAGTTTGCCATTGCACAAACATAACAGATTCggacaaaaaatttaagacaGAAAGAAATTCTAAACAAGATAAATAAatccagaaaataaaaaaacgaCAACGATATATAACAAAGACAAACGATGAGGGAGAAGAAAAGGCAAAGTTTTAGAAGATAATGGCATTCGGGTGGTATTGAGAGTGCATCAAACAAAGGTTGGAGCTCTAGCCTTGTGAATGATGCGACGCTACTGTACATTGCTATAGTAAAAGATAGATAAACTTCATATATTAAGGTTGTATGGTATTTGGGTCAGTTCTATGGAGGTTCAATAGACAAAGTTTAGTTTTTTCAATTTACAAGACCTGTTATTGTAAGTGGCTGAATTTATTTTTGGTAGGTGTGACGATTTAGAAAGTatgcattgtttgttttttttatatgagGTAAATACCAAATCGGTACCCAAAAGATTATGACGCTGACAAAATGATACCTGACTTTTACtattgacaaaatagtccctaaaaaattttaaaatttgacaagcgtgtcTTCAAACTCGCCGGAACAAATCTCCGGCAAGCACAATGCTAACGTAGCCGCCGGTGATTTGACAAACCACCCCCAAACCCTAATCCCTCCTCCCATCGCAGCCccccttccctctccctcccCAATGCACACTCCCCCCTCCCTCTCCATCGCAACCCCCTACCCAATGCACATTCCCTCCCCATCGCAGCCCTCTTCCCTCTCCCTCCCATTGCAGCCCTCCTCTCCAACGCACACTACCTCCTTCCCTCTCCCTTCCCAATTGCAGCAGCAGAAGCCTTAATAACAGCAGAAACAACATCATCAGAACCTAAAACAGAACCAATAGAAGAATCTGCACATTCAAAACCTAACCTTGCTtgttcttccttctctcttttccCTCATTCCTTCCTTCTTTTATCGGAGGACCATAACAATAACAATATCCATTCACACACACAGACATTTACACAAACACATaacctacatatataaatataaagagagaaagagagaaaggctGAGGGGCTGAAGAGATGCGGCTATTCCAGGCCTTGTTGTCGCTCCGATGGTGGTGGCAATGGTCCTTGATAGTGCTCTTGCCGTTGAAGTTGCTATTGCTGTTGAGGTTGTTGTTGCGATAGGAAGGAGAAAAAAGTGTGCATTGGGgttgctgctgttgttgttgcttgttgttgttgttgctgttgatgtTGAGGTGCTTGTTGCTGCGAGTGGTAGTAGAGGGAGGGAGGGGGGAATGTGCATTGGAGAGGGGGTGCGATGgggagggagagggaaggggGCTGCGATGGGGAGGGAGTGTGCATTGGGTAGGGGGAGGGTTgcgatggagagggagagggaggggGATGTGCGTTGGGGAGGGAGAAGGGAGGGGGGTTGCGATGGGGAGGAAGAGGGAGGGGGAGTATGCGCTGGGGAGGGAGAGATTAGGGTTTGGGGGTGGTTTGCCAGGTTACGGTGGCCACTTTAGCATTCTGCTTAACGGAGATTTGTTCCGGCGAGTTTGGggacacgcttgtcaaattttaaaatcttttagggactattttgtcaataacaaaagtcaggtaccattttgtcaaCGTCAGAATCTTTCGAATACCGATTTAGTAGTTacctcttttttatatatatatatataaaaaagataacTTTTTATTAGGCTCAAATTACGAACTAATAAAATTGCATTGATTttgttcatatttattttttattttgagaatTATCTTAACATTTTtatatgattaaaatatataaagttaaatgacattttaaaatatattttagattataattttattttagtatattgagaactaatatatatatatatatatatatatatataataggatattttagttattttatataataagaatattatagtcattttatataaaaaaattaatttagattagtttaaaatttagttCATTTGATTTTTAATGGACCaatttatttgatctaattttaacaaaaataataaaatttaatcgaTTATGTGTGTTGTAATTTAATTGATTTAAATAAAGatcttaaaaaaagatgtttttaatatttttatgtgagTGATCCCTTATATTAATTGTTGTTGAAACTACTTTAATTTAGATTTCTCAAGTAATTAATAGTTATTTTTCAAGAATACACATAAATTAAATGACGTTATTTTTGAAATTGGTCTTATTGCATTGTCCATGTCTTTTCATATGTGTGGGCAAAATGGTGGTAGATAAGTTGGTAAAATCATAGCTTCACTTTGATGTATCTTTTtggtaattaataattattctaaTGAAGTGTCCATTTTATTGatcaataattatattaatttgttttaatttgttgtaattttattgtctgaaaaagagggaaaaaaattAAAGGTGTGCTATTTCATCAACGGAATACGTAATTGATCGTGATAGTGATTTTAGCGAATTATCCTTCCTGTGTTTTTTCCATTCCCACGCCCATTTGACACGCTCACATCTGATCTCTCTCACCTCTCTTTCGACTTGTTTCtcccaaaactctttttttttccaaaactTAAATTTCGTTTGTTTGATTTATCcccaaaaaatatataatctttTTTCCTTCTCTATGAAAATTTCAGCTACAAATGCACTGTTTAGGGTTCTCAACGCCACAACGAAATCGCGGCGCCATAACAAAATTGCAATGCCACAACAAATCAGAATGTGATAGTTGGCTCTCCTAGCGATTATGTTACTGCCTTTGAGGTATGTAGTCTCCGACCCTCCACTATTTTATGCTACTTATTGTTTTACCTAGCTGAACTCAATTTTGAGATTCGAGATTTGATTGGATGATTATCAATACATGTGATTTTAACGATTTCATAGTTTCAGTTCAAGTGTTAACGGAGTTTGGTGGGGGAAACACGAGGCAGTTTTACCCATCCAATTTTTCGCTTTCATCCATTTAATTCGTGTTTgatcaatttaattcattttttatgttaattCCGTTGGACTGGACACTCGGGGGGTTTCGTGGCCTTCACACGGGCCGTGTGAGAAACTGGTTCTCTTTGACAGAGCCTGTGTGAGAGGTTAGATGGTTGTCAGATGAGCCGTGTAAGAAAGCGGCTCGCTTTGACACGTCCCATGTGAGAGATCAGATAGTTGTCAGACGGCCCGTGTGATAGGTTAAAGGGCTGTTACACATCCCATGTGAGAGATCAGATTGATGTCACACGGCCCGTATTGAGAGATTAgacttatttttttagtttcagtaTTAAATTAACCCAATTAAGAAGCGACCTGTGAAAATTGCTTAATGTAGTTGCAACCAATATAGTGGCTTTGAAATATTTTTGTCAGTTATTAATCATTGGTTAGTTTGGAGGCAGAATTTGTTGGTTATTACCTGCACTAGAACATGGTTGTTTTACAAAGTAGTCATTTGGTTTTTGACTTAAATGCTTCTGATTGCATTTAAGTGTATTTATTTGATTCCATGCGTTTTGTTTGATTCTATTTGTGTTGTTGGTTTAGGTATTTGTTGTTAGATGTTAACTTTGTCGACTCCTTTGAGATGTTTTTCCAGGAAACTTTTGGAAGTGTGTTATCAATTGAGGTGCCATCATGAAATCAGAAATTGGTGATTATATTCCCGTTGTTAGCATTGAATTTGAGTCTCTGGATGCAGTAATCAAATTTTACAACACCTACGCGAGAAGAGTTGGCTTTGACCGGAGAAACAGGAGTTCGAAAAAGAACACCGATGGGGTTGTATACTATGTTATGCTTGTCTGCAACCAGGAGGGCAGAGCCAAATCAAAGGTTGATGAAACGAGAAAGACCTATCCAAAAGGACCTACAGGGTGTAAAGCTAGGATGATTGCCTCTTCTGATGTTGGCGGTAGTTGGATTGTTAGGGTAGTTAAACTCGAATACTATCATGATCTGAACTACACTAATTCGAGGTTATTGAAGAGAAATAATGTTATTTCTATGCATGTTAAAGGGAGTTGCCAAATTGATTCTTAAGCCGGCATTCGAGCATGTAAAATATTTCAGAAGCTGCTTAATCATGTCGGCGGGCCGATAGCCTTATTTTTCGGGAAAAAAAAAGATGTGAGGACTTTCATTTATTTAAATAGGAGGTCAATTGGAAAAGGAGGCGATGGTAAAGCGGTGATAAACTATTTCAGACTTATAAAGGAGTAAGACAACCATTTTTAGTATAATGTTGATTATAATAAAGAATGTTGAATTATTCGGATATTTTTTGCTGATCCTTGGAGCATTGCCTTGTACGAGTACTTTGGAGATGTTGTCAGCTTTGATACGACATACCTAACAAACAAGTACGACATGCCGTTTACTGGCTTTGTCAGAGTTAACCATCATGGACAGTCTGTTCTTCTTGGATTTGGGTTACTTAATTTCGAAGAGGAGGCTTCATTTGTGGAGTTATTTAATTCCTGGGTGAACTGTGTaaatttcaatttattataaataattaactgataaattaattatgagtcaattaaattaaaaaattaaattttataatttgaagaagtaaaaatatttagaatataaattaaaacattaattttaaagattttggtccGAAATTGGACCAACAGGCTAAACAGATTGAACCGGACCCATATTGGCCCAAGGCCCTGTAAATCccagttaaattagtagataattagtcaataaattaatttttaataaggagAATTAGAAAttcgaatattatatcaaattagggtagagctcatcgaaatgagaattttgacactaatttcgaagaaaacggtccaaaattGGATCGAAAGGACTGAACCAGTTGAATCGAGCCCGAACCGGGCTGTCGGTCCAACCGGAACAGCCCATTAAAAAGAGCCACGGGCTCTTCTTTCTCTCATTTCCTCAACAACGCAGCTGAGCTCCAGGGAGAGAAAAGGAACGCTAAACCCTTACGGCAAAGTTCCAACTCCCGTAACTTCTCTGTCTGAGCTCTaatcgctgcaccgtttgcgaCCACACGTTCACcgtgtcgagctctacatttttactggaacaatttcactggtaacttgtttaatcactctcagccttcttttcccccaatttttaaatttttaatgggaaggttgaatttcttttatttctgatgttttaggatccaattagcttgagaaaaacgttcactcttaattatgtgaagcttgggtaagttgaggatatgataattctatttaattttcattgaatttgagctttgagtattaaattggatatatatgtgttatgaatgtgtattaggttgtgaataaataattggagcttgaaattgtgaatactggaacttggaggaagcgggttagttgaggttttgagggctgtgttcttttaggaaaattgtcttggaataatacttgggaatcaactaaggtatgatttaggtttcttgcatttaatatataatgttatgtgaaaacttaggctagaagaccataggataagttggattgTATGTGTATATTTAATGCTTAGCCTCCTGTTGATGAGCAtagttggtttggtgcttgttgattaactggtgatttggtaaattattgatttgaggtataactattgtggaggttgttatgataatgaggtattttgtgttaaaatcctaggatttgtgaactatgattcttagttgaattttggttgttggatttgaatattgtatgagtataattgttgatctgaTGTAGATTTATTGTAGTGATTGTTATGATgttgaggaagggtatgttgaattgaaaagaatgcaggtttggacccaaaaagggtggcaatgtccgagttttagaggagatgctgccgaaattttataaaaaaaaattagagattttgtttatatgattatttaaaaagatttagattcagaGGTTATAtggttgattttgagttattaataaaatgagcatgttttaagtttgattcatttggaaaataatgaattatgttttgaattggaactattgatggacggaacgggatgtgtgataatgaaggataaggattgaatatgattgacgtataatgatgaatgagatgcgattgagaatgatgtggatgttgatgaattataattgaattatttatatggcttatgaatttgaataatctgagatacgagattccctagatcaagtgccgtggcttgccaccacgtgtaccaggttgaaaactcgatactctgttgaccctacggcgtaagtgtgaccgggaattatataaattcccgggaatgttaccccattgagcaatattgattatttgagaaaaactatgcatagactcttggggatgcacgtcgggagacagtctaagtacaattcagacttgtcgggttggctggataaccgacagatgagcctcatcagccataggacaggcatgcatcatatgcatattacttgaactacttgcttgtgctttaattgggtgtgcctatatgtacttgccatgctaaatgtgtatttgttacctgtagtaattgtaaccttcttgtgtttgtctttatctgtctatttgtctg
This window harbors:
- the LOC140182330 gene encoding protein FAR1-RELATED SEQUENCE 5-like, translating into MKSEIGDYIPVVSIEFESLDAVIKFYNTYARRVGFDRRNRSSKKNTDGVVYYVMLVCNQEGRAKSKVDETRKTYPKGPTGCKARMIASSDVGGSWIVRVVKLEYYHDLNYTNSRLLKRNNVISMHVKGSCQIDS